The proteins below come from a single Nocardiopsis gilva YIM 90087 genomic window:
- a CDS encoding M56 family metallopeptidase: MTPAVALLLTACYTLLLGLAGPHLLSRLHRAATRAPGVGLHAVTALATSWGAAVVSAGLLLLVQVTGGVGLAALIELCVATVCAVFGSPAEPNLPALIALAVPAAALGRLGWYALTRGYRGWRWSARHRAMLGTVGRRRRLQGTRVWLLPTDQTSAYCVGGPGARVVLTQGALDTLDADELAAVIAHERAHLRGRHHLLLGWLRTLDAAFPGVPLLRRAAPLAAELAEWAADDQAARGRDRRVVARAIAAMARPGNGRPRRRRRCRGRTRPPPAPPRPGGSTRPARSSPPSRRSRSRRPPGCSSPDLRHHVRVELRPVLT; this comes from the coding sequence GTGACCCCGGCCGTCGCCCTGCTGCTCACGGCCTGCTACACGCTCCTGCTCGGTCTGGCCGGCCCGCACCTGCTGTCCCGGCTGCACCGCGCCGCCACGCGCGCGCCCGGCGTCGGACTGCACGCGGTGACGGCGCTGGCCACCTCCTGGGGCGCCGCCGTCGTCTCGGCCGGCCTGTTACTGCTCGTCCAGGTGACCGGCGGCGTCGGCCTGGCCGCCCTGATCGAGCTGTGCGTCGCGACGGTCTGCGCGGTGTTCGGCAGCCCCGCCGAGCCGAACCTCCCGGCCCTCATCGCGCTCGCCGTCCCCGCGGCCGCACTGGGGCGTCTGGGCTGGTACGCGCTGACCCGCGGATACCGGGGATGGCGGTGGAGCGCGCGGCACCGGGCCATGCTGGGCACGGTCGGGCGCCGCCGCAGACTGCAGGGCACCCGCGTGTGGCTGCTACCCACCGATCAGACCTCCGCCTACTGCGTGGGCGGCCCCGGGGCGCGCGTCGTGCTCACCCAGGGGGCGCTGGACACCCTGGACGCCGACGAACTCGCCGCCGTCATCGCGCACGAACGCGCCCACCTGCGCGGACGCCACCATCTCCTGCTCGGCTGGCTCCGCACCCTCGACGCCGCCTTCCCTGGTGTCCCGCTGCTGCGGAGGGCCGCGCCGCTCGCCGCCGAGCTGGCGGAGTGGGCCGCCGACGACCAGGCCGCGCGCGGTCGCGACCGCCGCGTGGTCGCGCGGGCGATCGCCGCTATGGCCCGGCCCGGGAACGGCCGCCCTCGCCGCCGGCGGCGGTGTCGTGGTCGAACGCGTCCGCCGCCTGCTCCGCCCCGCCCGGGCGGGTCCACACGACCCGCGCGCTCATCGCCGCCGTCACGGCGATCGCGCTCACGACGGCCGCCGGGGTGCTCCTCGCCCGATCTCCGCCACCACGTTCGGGTTGAGCTGCGGCCTGTTCTGACGTGA
- a CDS encoding BlaI/MecI/CopY family transcriptional regulator translates to MGEFGPLERAVMDVVWDAAEPVTVRTVTEALEHRGLAYTTISTVLQKLYDKGWLRRERIGRVWFYRAAVGRTDYAARVMHEALHESGGTRTTLLRFVDAMSDEEARMLRDLLAEEGEESRTDSGEDRDVGRGGDRP, encoded by the coding sequence ATGGGTGAATTCGGCCCTCTGGAACGGGCCGTGATGGACGTCGTCTGGGACGCCGCAGAACCGGTCACGGTCCGCACCGTCACCGAGGCGCTGGAGCACCGCGGCCTGGCCTACACGACGATCTCCACCGTGCTGCAGAAGCTCTACGACAAGGGGTGGCTGCGGCGCGAGCGGATCGGCCGGGTGTGGTTCTACCGGGCGGCGGTCGGCCGCACCGACTACGCGGCGCGGGTCATGCACGAGGCGCTGCACGAGAGCGGCGGCACCCGCACCACACTGCTGCGCTTCGTGGACGCGATGAGCGACGAGGAGGCGCGGATGCTGCGCGACCTGCTGGCCGAGGAAGGCGAGGAGAGCCGCACGGACAGCGGGGAGGACCGCGACGTCGGTCGCGGCGGAGACCGACCGTGA
- a CDS encoding DsbA family protein — MPSSTRKTGRWTPWAPFLIGAAILVAIAGYAIVASGSEADDQAAPQSAPVSSDIRAMGEELARRDADDPMALGDTDAPVVLIAYSDYNCPFCGRWVREIQPELMHYVDDGQLRIEWREFPYLSDDSTTAARAAHAAGAQGKFWEFHDAYYGKDEKFEGEALQNELDAIADDIGLDKKRFDEDRESDETAQAVQRDFDEGVGIGVNGTPAFLVNGQPVMGAQPLPVFNQAIDTALADAKKGDK; from the coding sequence ATGCCCAGCTCAACAAGGAAAACCGGGCGGTGGACCCCGTGGGCGCCGTTCCTCATCGGTGCCGCGATCCTGGTGGCGATCGCGGGATACGCCATCGTCGCCTCCGGCAGCGAGGCCGACGACCAAGCCGCGCCGCAGTCCGCCCCGGTCTCCTCCGACATCCGCGCGATGGGCGAAGAACTGGCGCGCCGCGACGCCGACGACCCCATGGCACTGGGCGACACCGACGCGCCGGTCGTCCTCATCGCCTACTCGGACTACAACTGCCCGTTCTGCGGGCGCTGGGTCCGGGAGATCCAGCCCGAGCTGATGCACTACGTCGACGACGGCCAGCTGCGCATCGAATGGCGCGAGTTCCCCTACCTCAGCGACGACTCCACGACCGCCGCGCGGGCCGCGCACGCCGCCGGTGCCCAGGGCAAGTTCTGGGAGTTCCACGACGCCTACTACGGCAAGGACGAGAAGTTCGAGGGCGAGGCGCTCCAGAACGAGCTCGACGCGATCGCCGACGACATCGGCCTGGACAAGAAGCGCTTCGACGAGGACCGCGAGAGCGACGAGACCGCCCAGGCCGTGCAGCGCGACTTCGACGAGGGCGTCGGGATCGGCGTCAACGGCACCCCCGCGTTCCTGGTCAACGGGCAGCCCGTGATGGGCGCTCAGCCGCTGCCGGTGTTCAACCAGGCCATCGACACCGCCCTCGCCGACGCGAAGAAGGGGGACAAGTGA
- a CDS encoding cytochrome c biogenesis CcdA family protein — MTDIGFAAALAGGVLALLSPCSALLLPSFFGYAFRSPRRLLARTALFYVGLCVTLVPLGAGSSAVSQLFYGQRDLLITIAGWLIIAFGVAQIVGLGISLGFLERLEGRFSGRTDAVSVFALGAVYGLAGFCSGPILGAVLTVAATGGAVRGALLLAVYALGMALPLFVLALLWDRFDLGRKGWLRGRLVQLGPVRLHTTSTASGLLFILIGALFLRYDGTASLFGGALFEDLGYRAQDWLARLSGSGADLVLFGAVGLALVGAGAWRWYRERRAPRTTDEDTSAAASEQESAR, encoded by the coding sequence GTGACCGACATCGGCTTCGCGGCGGCGCTCGCGGGCGGCGTTCTCGCCCTGCTGAGCCCCTGCAGCGCGCTGCTCCTGCCCTCGTTCTTCGGCTACGCTTTCCGCAGCCCCCGGCGGCTCCTCGCCCGGACCGCCCTGTTCTACGTCGGCCTGTGCGTGACGCTGGTGCCCCTGGGGGCCGGATCCTCGGCGGTCAGCCAGCTCTTCTACGGCCAGCGCGACCTGCTCATCACCATCGCCGGATGGCTGATCATCGCCTTCGGCGTCGCCCAGATCGTCGGGCTCGGGATCTCCCTCGGGTTCTTGGAGCGCCTGGAAGGCCGCTTCTCCGGGCGAACGGACGCCGTGTCGGTGTTCGCGCTCGGCGCGGTCTACGGACTCGCGGGCTTCTGCTCCGGCCCGATCCTCGGCGCCGTCCTCACGGTCGCCGCCACCGGCGGTGCGGTGCGTGGTGCCCTGCTCCTGGCCGTCTACGCGCTGGGCATGGCGCTCCCCCTGTTCGTCCTGGCACTGCTGTGGGACCGCTTCGACCTGGGCCGCAAGGGGTGGCTGCGCGGCCGACTCGTGCAACTCGGCCCGGTCCGGCTGCACACCACCAGCACCGCCTCCGGCCTGCTGTTCATCCTCATCGGCGCGCTGTTCCTCCGCTACGACGGCACGGCGTCCCTCTTCGGCGGCGCGCTCTTCGAGGACCTCGGCTACCGTGCGCAGGACTGGCTCGCCCGGCTCAGCGGATCCGGGGCCGACCTGGTGCTGTTCGGCGCGGTGGGGCTCGCGCTGGTCGGCGCGGGCGCCTGGCGGTGGTACCGCGAACGGCGGGCACCCCGGACCACCGACGAGGACACGTCCGCTGCGGCGTCGGAGCAGGAGTCCGCCCGATGA